One window of Candidatus Methylomirabilis sp. genomic DNA carries:
- a CDS encoding ABC transporter permease subunit translates to MNILAIFKRELRAYFASPIAYVVLTIFALISGYFFYSLFAFFSLNSLQATMNPMFGRGLNASEWIVRPLFRDIAITMLLLMPAATMRLFSEEKKTGTIELLFSYPIRDWELLLGKFLAALALYSAMLGVSLLDIAMLGSFATLEWGLILSGYLGLLLLGMAFLGLGILASSLTENQVVAAVGAFGILLLLWVIGWSTEAAGPTLGPILSHLSIINHYDSFAKGTIESRDVIFYLNFTLLCLFLTLRSLESKRWRG, encoded by the coding sequence ATGAACATCCTGGCGATCTTCAAGAGGGAGTTGCGCGCCTACTTCGCGTCGCCTATCGCCTACGTCGTCCTGACCATCTTCGCGCTGATTTCGGGCTATTTTTTCTATAGCCTCTTCGCCTTTTTTTCGCTCAACAGCCTGCAGGCCACGATGAACCCAATGTTCGGTCGAGGCCTGAACGCCTCTGAGTGGATCGTTCGTCCACTCTTTCGCGATATCGCGATTACGATGCTGCTCCTGATGCCCGCGGCCACCATGCGCCTGTTTTCAGAAGAAAAGAAGACGGGGACCATCGAGTTGCTCTTCTCGTATCCGATCAGAGACTGGGAACTCCTGTTGGGGAAGTTTCTGGCGGCGCTCGCGCTCTACTCGGCGATGCTCGGGGTCAGTCTGCTGGACATCGCGATGCTGGGGTCCTTCGCGACGCTGGAATGGGGACTCATCCTGAGCGGCTACCTCGGTCTCCTGCTTCTCGGTATGGCCTTCCTGGGACTCGGGATTCTAGCCTCCTCACTTACCGAAAACCAGGTCGTCGCGGCCGTCGGCGCCTTTGGTATCCTCCTGTTGCTGTGGGTCATCGGCTGGTCCACCGAGGCGGCCGGCCCAACGCTGGGCCCTATTCTCTCGCACCTCTCGATCATCAACCATTACGACAGCTTCGCCAAGGGAACCATTGAAAGCAGGGACGTGATCTTTTACCTCAACTTCACGCTCCTCTGCCTCTTCCTGACACTCCGTTCCCTGGAATCGAAACGGTGGAGGGGCTAA
- a CDS encoding Gldg family protein, with protein MEKFARFAVPAGLTLLVAGGIAYNIRPDLKTWMGSVLLLGAILILVSVYRSFGGIMAWLNRRSTITGLNVVVMTMLVLGIIGLVEVISAKHNTRFDLTQGKRYSLADQTKKVIRGLATDVQVTAFFRADQAERQPAEDLLRQYADLSQRFRFEVVDPDRNPGRAKRYGIATYGTTVLETKDKEEKISEVDEEHLTNGLVKLLREGKRTIYFLKGHGENELEDGSRNGYRQAKEAIEKANYQVKELLLLREREVPQDASMLVISGPKRDLAESELQALQAFIERGGKLLIQLDPFAASSLKVFVSRYGITIGDDVIVDQNARVMGGDYLMPVVSTYYPHAITQNFTLASLFPFARSVDVAKPSPQGVTVQKLGETGPGSWAETDKGELNRGQLGFEKGQDREGPVPVGAIATVQVKPATAQKSEAEKAATAQRTNEEQTDKQPEMARLVVYGNSAFASNNFLNFSGNRDLFLNSISWLAEEEGMISIRPREAKNTPIILSAAQGRMAFWFLVVVVPGLFLVSGTSVVLGRRRSR; from the coding sequence ATGGAAAAGTTCGCTCGCTTCGCTGTACCGGCCGGTCTCACCCTCCTTGTCGCCGGCGGGATTGCCTATAACATCCGTCCGGACCTGAAGACGTGGATGGGGAGCGTCCTCCTGCTCGGGGCGATCCTCATCCTTGTCAGCGTCTATCGTTCCTTTGGCGGGATCATGGCCTGGTTAAATCGACGCTCCACGATCACCGGACTGAACGTCGTCGTGATGACGATGCTGGTGCTGGGGATCATCGGTCTGGTGGAGGTCATCTCGGCCAAGCACAACACGCGGTTCGACCTGACCCAAGGGAAGCGGTACAGCCTTGCCGATCAGACCAAGAAGGTGATTAGGGGACTCGCCACGGACGTTCAAGTCACGGCCTTCTTCCGAGCCGACCAGGCGGAGCGCCAACCCGCCGAAGACCTTCTGCGCCAGTACGCCGACCTCTCGCAGCGGTTTCGCTTCGAGGTGGTCGATCCTGACAGGAATCCCGGCAGGGCCAAGCGGTACGGCATTGCCACGTACGGTACGACGGTCTTAGAGACCAAGGATAAGGAAGAGAAGATCAGTGAGGTGGATGAGGAGCACCTGACGAACGGGCTGGTCAAGTTGCTCCGCGAAGGGAAACGAACGATCTATTTTCTGAAGGGGCATGGGGAAAACGAGCTGGAGGACGGGTCGCGGAACGGCTACCGGCAAGCCAAAGAGGCCATCGAGAAGGCCAACTATCAGGTCAAGGAGCTGTTGCTGCTCCGTGAACGAGAGGTTCCGCAAGATGCCTCGATGCTGGTCATCAGCGGACCGAAGCGTGATCTGGCTGAATCGGAGCTGCAGGCCCTGCAGGCGTTTATCGAGCGAGGCGGAAAACTGCTTATCCAGCTCGATCCGTTTGCGGCCTCGAGCCTCAAGGTATTCGTCAGTCGATACGGCATCACGATCGGCGACGATGTGATTGTGGATCAGAACGCTCGCGTCATGGGCGGCGATTACCTTATGCCCGTGGTCTCGACCTACTACCCGCACGCGATCACCCAGAATTTCACCCTCGCCTCCCTCTTTCCCTTCGCGCGCTCCGTAGACGTCGCGAAGCCATCACCGCAGGGTGTCACCGTCCAGAAGCTCGGGGAGACGGGGCCGGGGAGCTGGGCGGAGACCGACAAAGGCGAACTGAATCGCGGCCAGCTCGGCTTTGAGAAAGGGCAGGATCGAGAGGGACCGGTCCCGGTGGGAGCCATCGCCACGGTGCAGGTGAAACCGGCAACAGCGCAAAAATCAGAGGCGGAGAAGGCAGCTACAGCGCAGAGGACCAACGAAGAGCAGACGGACAAGCAACCGGAAATGGCTAGGCTGGTGGTGTACGGCAACTCCGCCTTTGCCAGCAACAACTTCCTGAACTTCTCGGGGAACCGGGATCTCTTCCTGAACAGCATCAGTTGGCTGGCCGAAGAGGAGGGGATGATCTCCATCCGACCAAGGGAGGCGAAGAACACCCCCATCATCTTAAGCGCGGCGCAAGGGCGGATGGCCTTCTGGTTCCTGGTTGTCGTAGTGCCAGGTCTGTTCCTGG